The sequence CGAGGCGTTCCGGGCCGGGCACATCCCGGGCGCCCAGCACCTGCCGCGCGGCCAGCTGGAGCTGAGGGTCAACCAGGACCTGCCGGACCCGACCGCGCGCATCGTCACCTGCTGCGAGTTCGGCCGGATTTCCACCCTGGCGGCGTCGACCCTGCGGACCCTGGGCTTCATGCACGCCTCGGCCCTGGACGGGGGCATGAAGGCCTGGCGCGAGGCGGGCCTGCCGCTGGCCGAGGGGGATTGAGTGGTCGAGCAGAGGTTCACCTTCAACGCCATCGCCGGCGACTACGACGCGCGCCGGCCGGGCTATCCGGCCGCCCTGTTCGAGGACCTGGCGGCGGTCGCGCCCGGGCGGCGGGTGCTGGAGGTGGGCTGCGGCACCGGCAAGGCGACCCAGGCCCTTGCGGCGGGCGGCTGGCAGGTGACCGCCCTGGACCCGGGCCCGGACATGCTGGCCCAGGCGGCGGCGCGCATCGGCGCGGGCGGAGACGTGCGCTTCGTGCAGGGGACCTTCGAAGCCTGGGCGCCCGATACGGACGGCTTCGACCTGATCTGCGCCGCCCAGGCCTGGCACTGGGTCGATCCTGCGGTCGGCTACGCCAAGGCGGCGTCCCTCTTGGCGCCCGGCGGGGTGCTGGCCATCTTCGGCAATGTCGACCTGCCCGTGCCCGAGCCGCTGCGCGCGGACTTCGACACAGCCTTCTCGGCCGCCTTCGACAGGGCGCCCTCGAACGCCCCGGGCGCCGCCTACAAGCCCGGCGGCTGGCTGGCGCAGACCTTCGAGGCCTCGGGGATGTTTGGCCCCCTGCAGCACACGGCCTTTGCCCACGCCATGGAGCACGACGCGGAGAGCTTCCCCGGCCTGGTGGCCACTTTCTCCGACGTGCAGATGCTGGCGCCGGAGAAGCGAAAGCGGCTGCTGGCGGACCTGGCCCAGGCGATCGAGCGGTTCGGCGGCCGCTTCACGCAAGGGCTGGAGACGCATTTGCACTGGGCGACGAGGCGGGGATAGGGACGTGGCGCTGCAAGACGCCAGGATCAGTTGGCCCGCACTTCTTCTGGTGCCTCTGCTGACGTCGGCGATCTTCGTTGCGATTCTGGCGGTTTTCCATGTCGACGGCGCCAGAGGCGGCCCGTTGCTGATCTTCCTTGTGCTGATGGCCCCGGCCTGCGTCGTCGCCTATGGCGCTACGCTGTTTCTCTTTCTGCCCAGCCTGCTCCTGCTCTCCAGGCTGGTGCGGATGACTGGCCTGAGGGCCTGCCTGCTCGGCTTTGTGCTGGGCGCTGTGGTCATCGTGCCGCTGGTGGCCATGGCCTGGAAGAGCTCCGGCCCCGACTCTGGCCCGCCCACTGAGAACTTCCTGGTGTTCTTCGTCCGCTGGGCGGCTGATCCCATGATCGCCCTGTTTCCGTTCGCCGGGATGACCACCGCGGGGCTGTACTGGTGGCTGGGAAAGCTGTGGACCGTCCCGCGACAACCTGCCTAAGCTGGCTCCAGTTCAAAAGTTAGAGCGCGTTTTGGGGCGAAACCGCTCACACTTTCGCCCAACGCGCTCTAGTTCGCGGCGGCCCGGGGGGACCGATGTCGACTGTCATTCTGCCGGCGCATGCCGACCGCAAGATCACGCTGGTCTGGATCCTGAGCATCTGGGCCGTGGTGCTGTTCGGCTTCGGGGCCGATTTCGCCCGGTTCCTGCACGAGGCGCCGGCGCCGCCGTTCATCCTGGGCCTGCACGGCGCCTTCAGCGTGACCTGGCTGGGCCTGGTCTCGACCCAGGTCCTCTTCGCCGAGACCGGCAATATCCGGCTGCACCGCAGGCTGGGATGGTGGACGATCGCGGTCGCGGCCGCGATGGTTCCGATGGGGGCGGTCGCCGCCATGGTCGACATGGCGCGGCAGGCCGGCCACGCCGACTATGCGCCCCAGTTCCTGGGCGAGGAATTCCAGGACATCTTCGCCTTTGCGGTCTGCACCACCGCCGGGGTCCTGACGCGCCGGAACCGCGTCGATCACAGCCGCTGGATGATCCTGGCGGCCGCGGCCCTGTTCGACGTCGGCCCGGGGCGCATCGCCACCAACCTTGTTTTCAGCGCGGCCCCCACCAATCCGCTGCAGGTCTGGGCGATCTACTACTGGGGCACCGCGCTGCTCCTGATCGCCATGCTGGCCTGGGACCTGATCAAGCACAAACGGGTCATGCGCGCGGTGATGCTCGGCGCCGGGGTGCTGTGGGGCGGCGAGGCGCTCGTTTCGGTGCTCTATTTCTCGCCGGCCTGGAAAGCCGCGATGGCCGGGCTGGTCCGAGCCTGGGGCTGGGCGGGGTAGGGGCGGCCGTCGTGTGGTGACAGGGTGTCGTGTCACCGTATCGCCGATCAATAATGAGCGGAGGGCGCACGGCGGCCGCATGGTAGGCTGGCTGGCTTGGACGGCGATCGCCGCCAAGACGGGAGGACGACCTATGAAAATCAAACTCCAGTTCGCGCCGCTGGCGGCCGCCGTACTGCTGGCCAGCCCAATCCTGGCCCACGCCCAGGACAAGGCCGCCGCGCCCGCTGCGGCCACCCCGGGGCAGCCGGTGCAGAAGGGTCTCGCCAAGGGCGAGGGCATGGAAGTCCAGGACATCATCTACCAGCCGGGCGACACCAGCCCGTCGGTCAAGCGCGGCGCCCGGGCCATCTATGTCGTGGTCGGCGGCTCGATCGAACGCGACTATGACGACGGCAAGAAGGAAGTGGTCCGCTTCAAGACCGGCGAAGCCCGGATCTTCCCGGCCAGCGAAAAGCCGTTCGCGGTCAAGAATATCAGCAAGCACCCCGTGCACATCATCGCGATCTTGAAATAGGCGGACGGCGCGGCCCGCCCCCAACTGTGGTAGCCTGGCGCCATCGTTCCGGGGATGCGCCTCGTGGCGAGGTCGCGCCGGAACCGGGGGTGGTCCGATGGTCACCGGCAGCAAGGAATACGACGTCTACGTCCTGATCCGCCACAGGTCGTTCTGGCATTGGATCTTCTGGTGGCTGAAACCCAGCTACGAGATCGTCCTGGGCCAGGACTTCGCCAGCGCCGAGTCCGCGGCCAGATCCGCCCAGCTCAAGGTCAACGCCGCCGGCGGCCACGCCATCGGCATCGCCGCGGACGCCCTGGTGTGCTGCAAGGAACAGCAGCCGGTCATCGGGTAGGGGCTGGGGATTTGGTCAGCTGATGGCGGGGCGCTGTACTACGTTGCGGCGGCGCGATCACTGGTGGGTCGTGGGCCTTGCACAAGCAGACCCACCGAAAGGCTCAGGAGGGTGAACTGCGGACGTGGTCGAAGCATATGATTTGCCGATGAAGCGCCCCAGCTTGTCCCAACTTTTTACGCTTGTTAGCCTCGCGTTCTTGGGAGGTGCAGAGATCGGACATGTGCTCCACAAGACGTGGGTATATGATGCTTTTTGGGCTGCGATCTGCTGTCAGCTAGTCGGTGCGGGGATCGGAATCTGGCACGATAGTCTGTGGAGAGTTCGCAAAACTGTGCCTTTATCCTGGCCGTAACTTGAGTCCGACATGGGTCGATTCTTCCCGCTGGCTCGCTGCCGCAAACTTACCGTTCATGGGGCTGCTCGCTCGGCTAGGCTGGGCGATTCAGCCCGCCCGCGGCCCCACGCTCAACTCGTCATACCCCGTGGCTGGGTCTGCCGGCCTAGTGAACGCCACCTCGGTCAACTCGCCGATCACCAGTTCGGCGGTGGTGTGGATCAGGCAGCCTTCCACCAGGTGGCCGCCGATGCAGGCGCCGTCATGGCGGGCGAGGGTGATGTGCAGGTGCAGGCCGTCCGGGCACAGGGTTCCGCTGAGGGACAGGATCTCCATCGGCTCGGCGAAGGTCTTGAACGTCTCGGGCTCGCCGATGGCGCCGGGCATTCTGAGGCGGGCGTGGGAGAGGCTGCCGACGCAGGTGAGGATGCAGCCGGCGCGGAGGGCGTGCGCGTGAGTGAAGCGCTGCAGCTCGGCCAGGAGGTCGGTTCCGGGCGTTAGGCGGACGGCGTGGGTGCGCATGGGGTGGTTATGGCATTGGGTGGGGCGGGACGATAGGACCGGGGGGCCGTTGTGACAGGCTCCGTCCTGTGGCGTTCCCCCCCATCCGACCCGCTGCGCGGGCCACCTTCCCCCGCAAGGGCGGAAGGGTTTTAGTGCTGCAAAAGAAAACGCCTCCCCATCGTGAGATGGAGAGGCGCAATTCTCGCTGCTCGAGCGGCTCCGATCAGGCGCGCTTGTCGATCGGGATGAACGGGCGCTGGGTCGGGCCGGTGTAGAGCTGGCGCGGGCGGCCGATCTTGCGGGAGGGATCTTCGAACATCTCCTTCCACTGGCTGATCCAGCCGACGGTGCGGGCGAGCGCGAACAGCACGGTGAACATCTCGGCCGGGAAGCCCATCGCGCGCAGGGTGATGCCCGAATAGAAGTCGATGTTCGGATAGAGCTTGCGATCGACGAAGAAGGGATCGTTCAGGGCGATCTTTTCCAGCTCGATGGCGACTTTCAGCAGCGGGTCGTCGCCGTGGCCGACCTCGTCCAAGACCTCGTGGCAGGTCTTCTGCATCACCTTGGCGCGCGGGTCGTAGTTCTTGTAGACGCGGTGGCCGAAGCCCATCAGGCGGTACTTGCGGTCCTTCACGCCCTGGACGTACTCGGGGATGCGGTCGACCGAGCCGATCTCCTTGAGCATGTTCAGCGCCTCTTCGTTGGCCCCGCCGTGGCTGGGGCCCCAGAGGCAGGCGATGCCGGCGGCGATGCAGGCGAACGGATTGGCGCCCGACGAGCCGGCCAGGCGCACGGTCGAGGTCGAGGCGTTCTGCTCGTGGTCGGCGTGCAGGATGAAGATCCGGTCCATGGCCCGGGTCAGCACCGGGTTCGGCTTCCAGTCCTCGGCCGGCACGCTGAAGGCCATGCGCAGGAAGTTCTCGGCGTAGCTGAGCTCGTTGCGCGGGGTGACGAACGGCTGCCCGACCGAATATTTGAACGCCCGGGCGGCGATGGTCGGCATCTTGGCGATCAGCCGGTGGGCCGAGATCTCGCGCTGCTTGGGATCATCGACATTGATGCTGTCGTGATAGAAGGCCGACAGGGCGCCGACCGCGCCGGTCATGATCGCCATCGGGTGCGCGTCCGACCGGAAGCCCGAGAAGAAGCGGTCGAACTGGGCGTGCAGCATGGTGTGCCGCGTGATGGTGGTTTCGAACTTCTCGTACTCGGCGGCCGTGGGGAGTTCGCCGTTGAGCAGGAGGTAGCAGACCTCGAGGAAGGTCGACTTTTCCGCCAGCTCGTCGATCGGATAGCCGCGGTGCAGCAAAATGCCGGCGTCGCCGTCGATATAGGTGATGGCGCTCTCGCACGAGGCGGTGGAGGTGAAGCCGGGGTCGAAGGTGAACACGTCGGCGTCGCCATAGAGCTTGCGTACGTCCACCACATCCGGGCCGGTCGAGCCCTTAAGCACCGGCAAATCGTAGGTTTTTCCGTTGAGCGTCAGGGTCGCCTTGGTGGGCGAAACGGTCGCGTCATTCATAACCCCAGTACCCTCTTCTCTAATGGGCCCCCAACGGCCATACGGCTGTTCGAAACGCCTTATACCGTCTGCTGCGACTGCGAAAGAGCATCATCGATCCGGGCCAGGCTCTCCTCGCGTGTGAGCGCCGTCAGGCTGCTGGCGAGGTCAGGGGCCGCGGCCCCGCCGGACAGGACGCCGCGCAGGGCCTGGCCGAACTTGCCAATGCCGACGCCCTCGGCCTCGGCGAAGGCGCGGATGGCGGCTTCGAGGCCGGGAACGGTCCAGTCCGCGTGGCCGGCGAGATGGTCGCGCAGCCGCGACAACCGGCCGCGGGTCTCGTCGGTCAAAAGCTTGACGGTCTTTTCGTCCAGCGCCAGCGGGCGCTGTTTGAGCACGAACAGGGTCAGATCGGCCAGTTCCACCATGGTCTTGGCCCCGTCGCGGACCAGGGGGATGGTGCGGATCAGGGCCTCGAGGGCCGCGGCGCCGATGTGGACGCCGCGCTCTTCGTGCACCTCGCGCACCAGGCCCGCCAAGCGATCGACATCGGCCAGGCGCAGGTGATGGTTGTTGATGAAGTTCAGCTTGGCCCAGTCCAGGCGCGAGGGCGAAGAGACCGCGTCCACGATATCGAACCAGCCGATCGCCTGGGCGTCGGTGAACAGCTCGTCGTCGCCGTGGCCCCAGCCCAGCCGGGCCAGGTAGTTGCGCATGGCCTCGGGCAGGTAGCCCATCTCGGCGAACTCGACCACCGACTGGGCGCCGTGGCGCTTGGACAGCTTGGCCCCGTCCGGCCCGTGGATCAGAGGCAGGTGGGCGAAGGCCGGCTTGGCCCAGCCCATGGCTTCGTAGATCAGCGACTGGCGCGCAGCGTTGCTGAGATGGTCGTCGCCGCGGATCACGTGGGTGATGCCCATGTCGTGGTCGTCGACCACCACGGCGAGATTGTAGGTCGGGGCGCCGTCGGAGCGCAGCAGGACGAGGTCGTCCAGTTCCTTGTTCTGGAAGCGCACGTCGCCCTTGACCAGGTCGTGGACGATGGTCTCGCCCACCAGCGGGGCCTTGAAGCGGATCACGTGCGGCTGGTTGCTGCCCGGCTCCTCGCGGTCGCGCCAGGGCGAGCGGATGGCGCGGCCCTCGGCGCGGGCCTCCTGGCGGGCGGCTTCGGTTTCTTCCACGGTCATGTAGCAGCGGTAAGCGCCGCCGCGGGCCAGAAGCTCCATCACCACTTCGCGATGGCGGTCGGCGCGGGCGAACTGGAACACCGGCGGGGCGTCCGGCTTCAGGCCCAGCCAGTCGAGGCCGTCGAAGATCACCTGCACCGCCGCCTCGGTGGAGCGCTCGCGGTCGGTGTCCTCGATCCTCAACAGGAACGTGCCGCCCATGTGGCGTGCATATAGCCAGTTGAAAAGCGCGGTGCGGGCGGTGCCAATATGCATCATCCCGGTGGGGGAGGGGGCGATACGGGTGACGACGGGCCTGTCGGAGGACGAAGCGGACATAGGGGTTCCAGCGAGTGGGCCCGGCCTCGCGCGGACGGGCGTCGGCGCGGCGGCCAGGGCGTGGGCGCGGGGTCTTAGCATGGCCTGGAGCCGCCTTCCTAGCGCCGGTGATGTCTGGCGCGGCCTGGCGGAGGAGGTCCGGGCCCAGACGGATCGCGCGGCCCTGTGGACGCCGGTGGCGTTCGGCGCCGGGGCGGCGGTCTATCTGGGGCTGAAACGGGAGCCGCCGCTGTGGCCGCTGGCCGTTGCGGCGGCGGTGTTGATCGTGATGGCCTTCGCCGTGCGGCGCTGGGTTCCGAACCGGGCGGCGGCGATTTTCGCCGGCCTGCTGGCGGTGGCGGCGACTGGGTTGGCCGACGCCAAGCTGCACAGCGACATGATCGCTGCGCAGGTGGTTCCGCCCGGGCTGGGGGTGACATCGATCGAAGGCTTCGTGGTCGATGTCGCGACGCCGAGCCAGACGGGTCAGAGGCTCCTGATCGCGCCGGTGGCGATCGGCGGAATGGATCCGGGCCGGTTGCCGCTGCGCGTACGCCTGGTCTCGCCGCAGGGCGCGCCCTATGGCCCCGGGTCGGCGATCCGGGTGGTGGCGCTGCTGGATCCGCCGCCGGGACCGGCCGCGCCCGGCGCCTTCGACTTCGCCCGCGACGCCTGGTTCGAGGGGCTGGGCGGGGTGGGCCTGGCGATGAAGCCGCCGGAGTTGGTGGATTTACCGGAGCCGCCCGTGAGGCTGCGAGTGGTGATGGGGTTGAACGCGGTCCGCTGGAGCATCGCCCAGCGCCTGGCCGACGATCTGCACGCGGTGCTGGGCGACGACGATGGCGGGGCCGCGGGCCTGGCCGTGACCGTGGCCACGGGGCACGAGGACTGGCTGGATCCGGAGAGCCGCGACGATCTGCGCTATTCGGGCCTGGCGCACATGCTGGCCATTGCCGGCCTGCACATGGCCGCCGTCAGCGGCTTCGCCTTCTTCGCCCTGCGCTTGGCTGTCGCCGCCTGGCCGTGGCTGGCCCTGCGGGTCTCGGGCAAGAAGGTCGCCGCCGCCGGCGGGCTTCTGGTCGTGCTGGCCTATCTGGCCCTGTCGGGCGCCCATCCGCCGGCGCGGCGGGCCGCCATCACCGCCTCGGTGGCCTTCATCGCCATCCTCTGCGGCCGGCGGGCCATCAGCCTGCACTCGCTGTCGATCGCCGCCCTGGTGATCTTGGTTCTGCAGCCCGAGGTGGTGGTGCAGCCGGGCTTCGAGATGTCGTTCTGCGCCACCGCCGCCCTGGTGGCCCTGGCCGAGATCTGGCCGCGGCCGCAGCGGGCCAAAGGCCTGCCCTGGTATCTGGCCGCGCCGCAGGCCCTGCGCGACTGGCTCGCAGCCATGCTGACGGTCAGCTTCGTCGCCGGCGCCGCCACCAGCCCCTTCGCCATCCAGCACTTCAACCGCATCGCCACCTGGGGCCTGTTCGCCAACCTCAGCGCCGACTTCGTCGCCAGCATGGCCATGATGCCGGCCCTGGCCCTGTCGGTCGCCGCCGAGAGCCTCGGGCTGTCGGGGCCGCTGGTGCATGGCCCGGTGTTCGTCGCCGGCTGGGCGGCGAGGGCGATCGTCTGGCTGGCGCACCTGTTCTCGACCCTGCCGGGTTCGGGCCGCGGCTGGCCGAGCGCGCCGGACCCGGCGCTGCTGGTCTCCTATCTCGGCATCGTCTTCATGTGCCTCTGGCGCGGGCGCCTGAGGTGGGTCGGCCTGCCCCTGGCCTTCGCCGTCGCCTTCTGGCCGCGGCCCGCCCCGCCGGTGGCCTGGATCGCGTCTGACGGCGCCGACGCCGCCATCGTCGCCCACGGCGAAGAGATCGCGCTGAAACCCGGCAAGCGCAGCTACGCCACCCAGCTCTGGGCCCAGCGGCGCAACTTCACCCTGCCGGTCAGCCCCGAGGCGGCGCTGGCGACGGCCTATGACTGCGACCGCCAGGCCTGCGCCCCGCACCCCGGCGTTCGTCCGGCCATCGCCGCCTGGTGGACGGTGCGCAAGCCGAAGCCGGAGCGGCTGGACGCCCTGTGCCGTACGGCGGATATCCTGGTTCTGCGGGCCGATGTGGAGGCGCCGGCCTCTTGCAGCCATGTTCTGGTGCTGCGCCAAGCCGACTTCGCCGCCGGGGGAGCGGCAGAGGTGTTCGCCGACGCGGCGGGGGGCTATCGCCTGGTCTGGGCCCAGCCCCTGCGCGGAGCCAGGCCCTGGACGGGCCTTAGTGGTAGCGGCGGATGAGGCCCACCAGCTTGCCCTGCACCTGGATCTGGTCCGGGCCGAAG is a genomic window of Phenylobacterium montanum containing:
- a CDS encoding class I SAM-dependent methyltransferase, with protein sequence MVEQRFTFNAIAGDYDARRPGYPAALFEDLAAVAPGRRVLEVGCGTGKATQALAAGGWQVTALDPGPDMLAQAAARIGAGGDVRFVQGTFEAWAPDTDGFDLICAAQAWHWVDPAVGYAKAASLLAPGGVLAIFGNVDLPVPEPLRADFDTAFSAAFDRAPSNAPGAAYKPGGWLAQTFEASGMFGPLQHTAFAHAMEHDAESFPGLVATFSDVQMLAPEKRKRLLADLAQAIERFGGRFTQGLETHLHWATRRG
- a CDS encoding PPC domain-containing DNA-binding protein codes for the protein MRTHAVRLTPGTDLLAELQRFTHAHALRAGCILTCVGSLSHARLRMPGAIGEPETFKTFAEPMEILSLSGTLCPDGLHLHITLARHDGACIGGHLVEGCLIHTTAELVIGELTEVAFTRPADPATGYDELSVGPRAG
- the gltX gene encoding glutamate--tRNA ligase → MSASSSDRPVVTRIAPSPTGMMHIGTARTALFNWLYARHMGGTFLLRIEDTDRERSTEAAVQVIFDGLDWLGLKPDAPPVFQFARADRHREVVMELLARGGAYRCYMTVEETEAARQEARAEGRAIRSPWRDREEPGSNQPHVIRFKAPLVGETIVHDLVKGDVRFQNKELDDLVLLRSDGAPTYNLAVVVDDHDMGITHVIRGDDHLSNAARQSLIYEAMGWAKPAFAHLPLIHGPDGAKLSKRHGAQSVVEFAEMGYLPEAMRNYLARLGWGHGDDELFTDAQAIGWFDIVDAVSSPSRLDWAKLNFINNHHLRLADVDRLAGLVREVHEERGVHIGAAALEALIRTIPLVRDGAKTMVELADLTLFVLKQRPLALDEKTVKLLTDETRGRLSRLRDHLAGHADWTVPGLEAAIRAFAEAEGVGIGKFGQALRGVLSGGAAAPDLASSLTALTREESLARIDDALSQSQQTV
- the gltA gene encoding citrate synthase → MNDATVSPTKATLTLNGKTYDLPVLKGSTGPDVVDVRKLYGDADVFTFDPGFTSTASCESAITYIDGDAGILLHRGYPIDELAEKSTFLEVCYLLLNGELPTAAEYEKFETTITRHTMLHAQFDRFFSGFRSDAHPMAIMTGAVGALSAFYHDSINVDDPKQREISAHRLIAKMPTIAARAFKYSVGQPFVTPRNELSYAENFLRMAFSVPAEDWKPNPVLTRAMDRIFILHADHEQNASTSTVRLAGSSGANPFACIAAGIACLWGPSHGGANEEALNMLKEIGSVDRIPEYVQGVKDRKYRLMGFGHRVYKNYDPRAKVMQKTCHEVLDEVGHGDDPLLKVAIELEKIALNDPFFVDRKLYPNIDFYSGITLRAMGFPAEMFTVLFALARTVGWISQWKEMFEDPSRKIGRPRQLYTGPTQRPFIPIDKRA
- a CDS encoding ComEC/Rec2 family competence protein; translated protein: MAWSRLPSAGDVWRGLAEEVRAQTDRAALWTPVAFGAGAAVYLGLKREPPLWPLAVAAAVLIVMAFAVRRWVPNRAAAIFAGLLAVAATGLADAKLHSDMIAAQVVPPGLGVTSIEGFVVDVATPSQTGQRLLIAPVAIGGMDPGRLPLRVRLVSPQGAPYGPGSAIRVVALLDPPPGPAAPGAFDFARDAWFEGLGGVGLAMKPPELVDLPEPPVRLRVVMGLNAVRWSIAQRLADDLHAVLGDDDGGAAGLAVTVATGHEDWLDPESRDDLRYSGLAHMLAIAGLHMAAVSGFAFFALRLAVAAWPWLALRVSGKKVAAAGGLLVVLAYLALSGAHPPARRAAITASVAFIAILCGRRAISLHSLSIAALVILVLQPEVVVQPGFEMSFCATAALVALAEIWPRPQRAKGLPWYLAAPQALRDWLAAMLTVSFVAGAATSPFAIQHFNRIATWGLFANLSADFVASMAMMPALALSVAAESLGLSGPLVHGPVFVAGWAARAIVWLAHLFSTLPGSGRGWPSAPDPALLVSYLGIVFMCLWRGRLRWVGLPLAFAVAFWPRPAPPVAWIASDGADAAIVAHGEEIALKPGKRSYATQLWAQRRNFTLPVSPEAALATAYDCDRQACAPHPGVRPAIAAWWTVRKPKPERLDALCRTADILVLRADVEAPASCSHVLVLRQADFAAGGAAEVFADAAGGYRLVWAQPLRGARPWTGLSGSGG